One Scyliorhinus canicula chromosome 14, sScyCan1.1, whole genome shotgun sequence genomic region harbors:
- the LOC119977558 gene encoding G-protein coupled receptor 183-like encodes MVSAASYLSMNNSTNITCDVYMHHEVAKVMFSLFYIIILIVGLLGNILALHITLQKQRKINSTTLYLIHLAVSDTLFTAALPARIVYTIRGFDWPLGEMLCRISAVIFYINTYVSIQFMTCLSVDRYIAVVHPLRFAKFRKVQNVRYICGAVWVFVFIQTAPLLFVTMTKNNNGLVTCMEYPNFETNANLPKLLLGACCLGYCLPVTVILFCYSRVNVKLCKTAKENPLTEKLGRNKKAINVILLVLLAFLICFTPYHITIMQYMVRKLISQQSCWQQQVFKVSLQVSVCFMNLNCCIDPLIYFFAFKGYKRKVLGIIRRHFTLAVSLKSNSENNSTPATLSQLQGSGSGSMN; translated from the coding sequence ATGGTCTCTGCCGCTTCTTATCTCAGCATGAATAATTCCACAAATATAACCTGCGATGTGTACATGCACCATGAGGTGGCTAAGGTCATGTTTTCTCTCTTCTACATCATTATTCTcattgttggtttattgggaaACATTTTAGCGCTGCACATTACTCTCCAAAAACAGCGAAAGATCAATTCGACCACGCTATATTTAATCCACCTGGCCGTCTCCGACACCCTCTTCACAGCTGCTCTGCCGGCTCGTATAGTCTACACCATCCGCGGATTTGACTGGCCATTAGGGGAAATGCTGTGCAGAATTTCTGCCGTCATTTTCTACATAAACACTTACGTCAGCATTCAGTTCATGACGTGCCTGAGTGTCGACCGCTACATTGCGGTGGTGCACCCTCTTCGATTCGCCAAGTTTCGGAAAGTACAAAACGTTCGATATATCTGTGGTGCAGTTTGGGTCTTTGTCTTCATTCAGACAGCGCCCTTGCTCTTTGTGACAATGACCAAGAACAATAACGGCTTGGTGACTTGCATGGAATACCCAAACTTTGAGACAAATGCCAACTTGCCCAAACTACTCCTCGGCGCTTGCTGTTTGGGATATTGTCTCCCGGTCACGGTGATCCTCTTCTGCTACTCGCGGGTCAACGTGAAGCTCTGCAAGACGGCAAAGGAGAACCCGTTAACCGAAAAGCTGGGCAGGAACAAAAAGGCCATCAACGTCATTCTGCTGGTCCTTCTGGCATTCCTGATATGTTTCACTCCATATCACATCACCATCATGCAGTACATGGTCCGCAAACTCATCTCCCAACAGAGCTGCTGGCAACAACAGGTCTTTAAGGTCAGTCTGCAAGTCTCTGTCTGCTTCATGAACCTCAACTGCTGCATTGATCCACTCATCTACTTCTTTGCGTTCAAGGGTTACAAAAGAAAGGTTCTGGGTATAATAAGGCGCCATTTCACATTGGCTGTCTCCTTGAAGAGCAACTCGGAGAACAACAGCACTCCTGCCACCTTGAGTCAACTCCAAGGATCAGGCTCTGGATCAATGAATTGA